A window of the Chiloscyllium plagiosum isolate BGI_BamShark_2017 chromosome 13, ASM401019v2, whole genome shotgun sequence genome harbors these coding sequences:
- the LOC122555842 gene encoding SPRY domain-containing SOCS box protein 1-like isoform X2, translating into MGQKISGNIKSVDVREPAYRPVKRELRGPDFCKPTRLDMLLDMPSASREIQLKHAWNNEDRSLNIFVKEDDKLTFHRHPVAQSTDCIRGKVGYTRGLHVWQIHWPTRQRGTHAVVGVATAEAPLHSVGYTSLVGSNNESWGWDLGRNKLYHNSKNQPGLTYPVFLEPDESFVLPDSFLVVLDMDEGTLSFIVDGQYLGVAFRNLKGKKLYPVVSAVWGHCEITMRYINGLDLILTHGFSTRMDMH; encoded by the coding sequence ATGGGCCAGAAAATCTCAGGGAATATAAAGTCTGTGGATGTGAGGGAACCAGCCTACAGGCCAGTTAAGCGGGAGTTGCGAGGCCCTGACTTCTGCAAGCCAACTCGGCTTGACATGCTACTGGATATGCCATCGGCTTCTCGAGAGATTCAGCTAAAACATGCCTGGAACAACGAAGACCGGTCTCTGAACATTTTTGTAAAAGAAGACGACAAGTTAACCTTTCACAGACATCCAGTAGCCCAAAGCACAGATTGTATCCGCGGTAAAGTTGGATACACACGTGGGCTTCATGTCTGGCAGATTCACTGGCCTACAAGGCAAAGAGGAACACATGCTGTTGTTGGTGTGGCAACAGCAGAAGCTCCATTACATTCTGTGGGATACACCTCGTTAGTTGGAAGTAATAATGAATCATGGGGTTGGGATTTGGGTCGCAACAAACTATATCACAATAGTAAAAATCAGCCAGGACTAACCTATCCAGTGTTTTTGGAGCCAGATGAATCATTTGTCCTCCCTGATAGTTTCTTGGTGGTTTTGGATATGGATGAAGGAACACTGAGTTTTATAGTGGATGGACAATATCTGGGTGTGGCCTTCAGAAACCTAAAAGGGAAAAAACTGTACCCAGTAGTCAGCGCAGTCTGGGGACACTGCGAAATAACAATGAGATACATCAACGGACTTGACC
- the LOC122555842 gene encoding SPRY domain-containing SOCS box protein 1-like isoform X3, producing MGQKISGNIKSVDVREPAYRPVKRELRGPDFCKPTRLDMLLDMPSASREIQLKHAWNNEDRSLNIFVKEDDKLTFHRHPVAQSTDCIRGKVGYTRGLHVWQIHWPTRQRGTHAVVGVATAEAPLHSVGYTSLVGSNNESWGWDLGRNKLYHNSKNQPGLTYPVFLEPDESFVLPDSFLVVLDMDEGTLSFIVDGQYLGVAFRNLKGKKLYPVVSAVWGHCEITMRYINGLDRSIGSRYLTQME from the coding sequence ATGGGCCAGAAAATCTCAGGGAATATAAAGTCTGTGGATGTGAGGGAACCAGCCTACAGGCCAGTTAAGCGGGAGTTGCGAGGCCCTGACTTCTGCAAGCCAACTCGGCTTGACATGCTACTGGATATGCCATCGGCTTCTCGAGAGATTCAGCTAAAACATGCCTGGAACAACGAAGACCGGTCTCTGAACATTTTTGTAAAAGAAGACGACAAGTTAACCTTTCACAGACATCCAGTAGCCCAAAGCACAGATTGTATCCGCGGTAAAGTTGGATACACACGTGGGCTTCATGTCTGGCAGATTCACTGGCCTACAAGGCAAAGAGGAACACATGCTGTTGTTGGTGTGGCAACAGCAGAAGCTCCATTACATTCTGTGGGATACACCTCGTTAGTTGGAAGTAATAATGAATCATGGGGTTGGGATTTGGGTCGCAACAAACTATATCACAATAGTAAAAATCAGCCAGGACTAACCTATCCAGTGTTTTTGGAGCCAGATGAATCATTTGTCCTCCCTGATAGTTTCTTGGTGGTTTTGGATATGGATGAAGGAACACTGAGTTTTATAGTGGATGGACAATATCTGGGTGTGGCCTTCAGAAACCTAAAAGGGAAAAAACTGTACCCAGTAGTCAGCGCAGTCTGGGGACACTGCGAAATAACAATGAGATACATCAACGGACTTGACC